A region from the Citrobacter koseri ATCC BAA-895 genome encodes:
- a CDS encoding protein YoaL has protein sequence MDRHRRHFTLRPYQACLSGSFGRNLNSHIAFSPVRYSLSRSLSWNS, from the coding sequence ATGGATCGTCACCGACGTCATTTCACTTTGAGGCCGTATCAGGCCTGTCTGTCTGGCTCTTTTGGCCGCAACCTTAATTCGCATATTGCTTTCTCGCCTGTTCGCTATTCCTTAAGCAGGAGCTTGTCATGGAATTCTTAA
- the cspE gene encoding transcription antiterminator/RNA stability regulator CspE, translating to MAKIKGQVKWFNESKGFGFITPADGSKDVFVHFSAIQGNGFKTLAEGQNVEFEIQDGQKGPAAVNVTAI from the coding sequence ATGGCAAAGATTAAAGGTCAAGTTAAGTGGTTCAACGAGTCTAAAGGTTTTGGCTTCATTACTCCGGCTGATGGCAGCAAAGATGTGTTCGTACACTTCTCCGCTATCCAGGGTAACGGCTTCAAAACCCTGGCTGAAGGCCAGAACGTTGAGTTCGAAATTCAGGACGGCCAGAAAGGTCCGGCTGCTGTTAACGTAACAGCTATCTGA
- the manZ gene encoding PTS mannose transporter subunit IID — protein MVDMTKTTTEKKLTPSDIRGVFIRSNLFQGSWNFERMQALGFCFSMVPAIKRLYPENNDARKQAIRRHLEFFNTHPYVAAPVLGVTLAMEEQRANGAEIDDGAINGIKVGLMGPLAGVGDPIFWGTVRPVFAALGAGIAMSGSLLGPLLFFILFNLVRLATRYYGVAYGYRKGVDIVKDMGGGFLQKLTEGASILGLFVMGALVNKWTHVNIPLVVSRITDQTGKENVTTVQTILDQLMPGLVPLLLTFACMWLLRKKVNPLWIIVGFFVIGIAGYACGLLGL, from the coding sequence ATGGTTGATATGACTAAAACTACCACTGAGAAAAAACTCACTCCGAGTGATATTCGTGGCGTGTTCATCCGTTCTAACCTGTTCCAGGGGTCATGGAACTTCGAACGTATGCAGGCGCTGGGCTTCTGCTTCTCCATGGTGCCGGCGATCAAACGCCTGTACCCGGAAAACAACGACGCGCGTAAACAGGCGATCAGACGTCACCTGGAGTTCTTCAACACCCATCCTTACGTTGCCGCTCCGGTACTGGGCGTTACGCTGGCGATGGAAGAACAGCGCGCCAACGGCGCGGAGATCGACGATGGTGCCATCAACGGTATCAAAGTTGGTCTGATGGGGCCGCTGGCAGGCGTGGGCGACCCGATCTTCTGGGGTACGGTTCGTCCGGTATTCGCCGCGCTGGGCGCGGGTATCGCGATGAGCGGCAGCCTGCTGGGACCGTTGCTGTTCTTCATTCTGTTTAACCTGGTGCGTCTGGCGACCCGTTACTACGGCGTGGCTTACGGCTACCGTAAAGGCGTCGATATCGTTAAGGATATGGGCGGCGGCTTCCTGCAAAAACTGACTGAGGGGGCGTCAATCCTCGGCCTGTTTGTCATGGGGGCGCTGGTTAACAAGTGGACGCACGTCAATATTCCGCTGGTGGTATCACGCATCACTGACCAGACGGGTAAAGAAAACGTCACCACCGTGCAGACCATTCTCGATCAGTTGATGCCGGGTCTGGTTCCGCTGCTGCTGACCTTCGCCTGTATGTGGCTGTTGCGTAAGAAAGTAAACCCGCTGTGGATCATCGTTGGCTTCTTCGTCATCGGTATCGCCGGTTACGCTTGCGGCCTGCTGGGTCTGTAA
- the ftsI gene encoding peptidoglycan glycosyltransferase FtsI: MKKKSDGAVRNFAPIRFVLLCVAILLSMGLLLGRVAWLQIITPTNLVKQEDRRSLREVTTASPRGMITDREGRPLAVSVPVNAVWADPKTIVSKGGVGYNQRWQALAQTLHLSLATLAERVNSNPTGRFIYLARQISPQQAEWIDKLNLPGINLREESRRFYPAGHVAANLIGFTNIDGQGIEGIEKSFNAQLTGKPGSRLVRKDKFGHVIENITETNPVPAHELQLSIDERLQTVTEDALDNAVTWNKAESGAAVLVNIATGEILSMASFPDFNPNNREGAVLDDFRNRAISDTFEPGSTVKPLVIMTALQQGIVQPDSVIDTHPFNLDGHRIRDVGYYPELSLTGILQKSSDTGVSRLSLAMPVQRLLDTYKGFGFGQSTGLGLTGESSGLLPQRRYWSDLDRATFAFGYGLMVTPLQLAHVYATIGSFGIYRPLSITRIDPPVVGTRVMPAELVHQVEHMMESVALPGGGGTKAAVRDYRVAVKTGTAKKIGDDGKYVDKYVAYTAGVAPASDPQFALVVVINNPQNGSYYGGAVSAPVFSQIMGDVLRLENVKPDGMPADSDHLLVMHGNRLSSPSL; this comes from the coding sequence GTGAAAAAGAAAAGCGACGGCGCCGTGCGTAATTTTGCTCCCATCCGTTTTGTACTGCTGTGCGTGGCGATTTTGCTGAGCATGGGGTTATTGCTGGGACGCGTGGCGTGGTTACAGATCATCACGCCGACAAATCTGGTTAAACAGGAGGACAGGCGTTCGTTACGTGAGGTTACCACGGCGTCGCCACGCGGCATGATTACCGACAGAGAAGGGCGTCCGTTAGCCGTTAGCGTGCCGGTCAATGCGGTCTGGGCCGACCCGAAGACGATCGTCAGTAAAGGTGGCGTGGGGTATAACCAACGCTGGCAGGCGCTGGCGCAGACGCTGCATCTTTCACTGGCTACGCTGGCTGAGCGGGTAAACAGCAATCCTACCGGGCGGTTTATCTATCTGGCGCGCCAGATTTCGCCGCAGCAGGCCGAATGGATCGATAAGCTCAATCTTCCTGGCATTAACCTGCGTGAAGAGTCCCGGCGTTTTTATCCGGCAGGGCATGTGGCAGCCAACCTGATTGGCTTTACCAACATTGACGGGCAGGGGATTGAGGGGATTGAGAAAAGTTTTAATGCCCAACTGACGGGGAAACCCGGTTCCCGCCTTGTTCGCAAAGATAAGTTTGGTCATGTTATCGAGAACATAACCGAAACAAATCCTGTGCCAGCGCATGAGCTTCAGCTCAGTATTGATGAACGTCTACAGACAGTGACGGAGGATGCGCTGGATAACGCCGTCACCTGGAACAAAGCGGAGTCCGGCGCGGCGGTACTGGTCAACATCGCGACGGGGGAAATTCTGTCGATGGCAAGCTTCCCGGACTTTAATCCGAATAACCGGGAAGGCGCCGTGCTGGATGATTTTCGCAACCGTGCCATCAGCGATACCTTTGAACCGGGTTCCACGGTCAAGCCGCTGGTGATCATGACGGCGCTTCAGCAGGGCATTGTCCAGCCCGACAGCGTGATTGATACGCATCCGTTTAATCTTGACGGCCACCGGATTCGTGACGTGGGGTATTACCCGGAGCTGAGTTTGACCGGAATCCTGCAAAAATCGAGTGATACCGGCGTGTCGCGTCTCTCGCTCGCTATGCCGGTTCAACGACTGCTGGATACGTATAAAGGCTTTGGCTTTGGGCAGTCTACGGGACTGGGGCTCACCGGGGAGAGCAGCGGCTTACTGCCGCAGCGTCGTTACTGGAGCGATCTGGATCGGGCGACGTTTGCCTTCGGGTACGGTCTGATGGTGACGCCGCTCCAGCTGGCGCACGTATATGCCACCATCGGCAGTTTTGGTATCTACCGACCGCTTTCCATTACGCGTATTGATCCGCCCGTTGTGGGGACGCGTGTGATGCCCGCCGAACTGGTGCATCAGGTTGAGCATATGATGGAGAGCGTCGCGCTCCCCGGCGGGGGAGGAACCAAAGCCGCAGTCAGAGATTATCGCGTGGCGGTAAAAACCGGTACGGCGAAGAAAATCGGCGATGACGGTAAGTATGTCGATAAATACGTGGCCTATACGGCGGGCGTGGCTCCGGCCAGCGATCCGCAGTTTGCGCTGGTGGTTGTGATTAACAATCCGCAAAACGGCTCTTACTATGGCGGCGCGGTGTCGGCGCCGGTGTTCAGCCAGATTATGGGCGATGTTCTGCGCCTGGAAAACGTTAAACCGGACGGTATGCCCGCCGACTCCGACCACCTGTTAGTGATGCACGGCAACCGCCTGTCGTCCCCCTCGCTGTAA
- a CDS encoding DUF2627 domain-containing protein, with amino-acid sequence MCGIFSKEVLSKHVDVEYRFSAEPYISASSSNVSVLSMLCLRAKKTL; translated from the coding sequence ATGTGTGGCATTTTCAGTAAAGAAGTCCTGAGTAAACACGTTGACGTTGAATACCGCTTCTCTGCCGAACCTTATATTAGTGCCTCAAGCAGTAATGTCTCAGTTTTATCTATGTTATGCCTGCGGGCGAAGAAAACACTCTAA
- a CDS encoding MFS transporter, with amino-acid sequence MDKIQADGLPLPQRYGAILTIIIGISMAVLDGAIANVALPTIATDLQASAARSIWVVNAYQIAIVVSLLSLSFLGDMFGYRRIYKYGLVIFLFSSLFCALSDSLEMLTLARVAQGFGGAALMSVNTALIRLIYPQRHLGRGMGINSFIVAVSSAAGPTIAAAILSIASWKWLFLINVPLGIIALLLAMRFLPPNSARSAKPRFDLPSAVMNALTFGLLITALSGFAQGQPLTLIGAELAVMLVVGFFFIRRQLSLPVPLLPIDLLRIPLFSLSICTSICSFCAQMLAMVSLPFYLQTVLGRSEVETGLLLTPWPLATMVMAPLAGYLIERVHAGLLGASGLIIMATGLFALMLLPASPSDISIIWPMILCGAGFGLFQSPNNHTIITSAPRDRSGGASGMLGTARLLGQSTGAALVALMLNQFADNGTHISLMTAGILATVAAIISGLRITQPHSVA; translated from the coding sequence ATGGACAAAATCCAGGCCGATGGCCTGCCATTACCCCAGCGTTACGGCGCCATTTTAACCATCATTATTGGTATCTCGATGGCCGTGCTGGATGGCGCAATCGCGAATGTCGCGCTCCCTACCATTGCAACCGATCTCCAGGCGTCCGCCGCCCGATCGATCTGGGTTGTTAACGCTTACCAAATCGCGATCGTGGTTTCTCTCTTATCGCTCTCGTTTCTGGGGGACATGTTCGGCTATCGACGCATCTATAAATACGGCCTGGTCATTTTCCTGTTTTCGTCGCTGTTCTGCGCGCTGTCGGACTCCCTGGAAATGCTGACGCTTGCGCGCGTCGCGCAGGGGTTTGGCGGCGCCGCGCTGATGAGCGTGAACACGGCGCTGATCCGACTTATCTATCCGCAACGCCACCTTGGGCGCGGAATGGGCATCAACTCCTTCATCGTCGCCGTGTCTTCGGCTGCGGGGCCGACCATTGCGGCAGCAATCCTGTCGATAGCGTCATGGAAATGGCTGTTCCTGATTAACGTTCCGTTAGGCATTATCGCATTGCTGTTGGCTATGCGTTTCTTACCCCCAAACAGCGCTCGTAGCGCCAAACCGCGCTTCGACTTGCCCAGCGCAGTGATGAACGCCTTAACCTTCGGCTTGCTGATCACCGCTCTCAGCGGATTCGCACAGGGGCAACCTTTAACGCTGATTGGCGCAGAACTGGCGGTTATGCTTGTCGTCGGTTTCTTCTTCATTCGCCGCCAGCTCTCACTCCCGGTGCCTTTGTTACCGATTGACTTACTGCGTATTCCGCTCTTTTCTCTGTCGATCTGCACCAGTATTTGCTCTTTCTGCGCGCAGATGCTGGCGATGGTTTCCCTTCCCTTTTATCTGCAAACGGTATTGGGGCGTAGCGAAGTCGAGACCGGGTTATTGCTGACGCCCTGGCCGCTGGCGACAATGGTGATGGCGCCGCTGGCGGGCTATTTAATTGAACGGGTTCATGCCGGGCTGCTGGGCGCGTCAGGACTGATAATTATGGCCACAGGACTTTTTGCGCTGATGCTGCTGCCAGCCTCGCCGTCAGATATCAGTATCATCTGGCCGATGATCCTTTGCGGAGCCGGTTTTGGCTTATTCCAGTCGCCCAATAACCACACGATTATCACCTCTGCGCCACGCGATCGCAGCGGAGGGGCCAGCGGGATGCTGGGCACGGCGCGTCTTCTGGGCCAGAGTACCGGCGCAGCGCTGGTTGCGCTCATGTTGAATCAGTTTGCGGACAACGGTACGCATATTTCCCTGATGACGGCGGGCATCCTGGCGACCGTAGCCGCCATTATCAGCGGTTTGCGCATCACTCAACCCCACTCCGTGGCGTAA
- a CDS encoding YebO family protein, which translates to MNEVLNSGVLTFTSLIVSVVVLIVGLVLWFFVNRASSRTNEQIELLEALLDQQKRQNALLRRLCEANEPEKVAEAESEAKPQEEDDDIIRLVAER; encoded by the coding sequence ATGAACGAAGTTCTGAATTCTGGCGTACTGACTTTTACGTCTTTGATTGTATCGGTGGTGGTTCTGATTGTCGGGCTGGTCCTGTGGTTTTTTGTGAACCGGGCAAGTTCAAGAACAAATGAGCAGATTGAGCTGCTTGAAGCGCTGCTGGATCAGCAAAAGCGGCAAAATGCCTTGCTACGCCGTCTGTGCGAAGCTAACGAGCCTGAAAAAGTCGCTGAGGCCGAGTCTGAAGCGAAACCTCAGGAAGAGGATGACGATATCATCCGTCTGGTCGCTGAACGGTAA
- the rlmA gene encoding 23S rRNA (guanine(745)-N(1))-methyltransferase: MSFSCPLCHQPLAQVKNSFICPQRHQFDVAKEGYVNLLPVQHKRSRDPGDSAEMMQARRAFLDAGHYQPLRDAIVRILAERLDENATSILDIGCGEGYYTHAFAETLASGTTFGLDVAKVAIKAAAKRYPQVTFCVASSHRLPFADASMDAIVRIYAPCKAEELARVVKPGGWVITATPGPRHLMALKGLIYDEVRLHAPHTEQLEGFTLQQSMALGYEMRLRGNEAVALLQMTPFAWRAKPDVWERLAACQQFDCQTDFSLHIWQRER, from the coding sequence ATGTCGTTTTCTTGTCCCCTTTGTCATCAGCCACTTGCGCAGGTGAAAAACAGTTTTATCTGCCCACAACGGCATCAGTTTGATGTGGCGAAAGAGGGATACGTCAACCTGTTGCCCGTGCAGCATAAACGGTCACGGGACCCGGGCGACAGCGCCGAAATGATGCAGGCGCGTCGGGCATTCCTTGATGCCGGGCATTATCAGCCGTTGCGCGATGCCATCGTCAGGATACTTGCCGAACGGCTGGACGAGAATGCAACGTCGATTCTGGATATCGGCTGCGGTGAAGGGTATTACACACATGCCTTCGCCGAAACGCTGGCGTCAGGCACCACATTTGGTCTGGATGTCGCGAAAGTCGCCATTAAAGCGGCGGCGAAACGTTATCCGCAGGTGACGTTTTGTGTGGCGTCAAGCCATCGTCTGCCTTTCGCCGACGCGTCTATGGATGCGATTGTCAGGATTTATGCCCCCTGTAAGGCTGAAGAGTTAGCGCGAGTGGTAAAACCGGGTGGTTGGGTAATCACCGCTACGCCGGGGCCGCGCCATCTGATGGCGCTAAAAGGGCTGATCTATGATGAAGTGCGCTTACATGCCCCGCATACTGAGCAGCTTGAAGGGTTTACGTTGCAGCAAAGCATGGCGTTAGGGTATGAGATGCGGTTGCGCGGTAATGAGGCCGTTGCGTTGCTCCAGATGACGCCTTTCGCCTGGCGTGCAAAACCTGACGTATGGGAGCGGCTGGCGGCTTGCCAGCAGTTTGATTGCCAGACGGATTTCAGCCTTCACATCTGGCAACGTGAGCGTTAA
- a CDS encoding YobH family protein translates to MRLIIRAIVLIALVWIGLLLSGYGVLIGSKENAAGLGLQCQYLTARGTSTAQYVHTDSGIIGLSDCPVFRKSAVVVDNG, encoded by the coding sequence ATGCGTTTGATCATTCGCGCGATTGTTTTGATTGCTCTGGTATGGATTGGTTTATTGCTCAGTGGCTATGGGGTTCTGATTGGCAGCAAGGAGAACGCCGCCGGTCTGGGTCTGCAATGTCAATATCTGACCGCTCGCGGCACCAGTACAGCGCAATATGTCCATACTGACAGCGGCATCATTGGTCTGTCAGACTGTCCTGTATTCAGAAAAAGCGCCGTGGTGGTCGATAACGGCTAA
- a CDS encoding DUF986 family protein: protein MTVTDLVLVLFIVALLAYAIYDQFIMPRRNGPTLLAVPLLRRGRVDSVIFVGLVAILIYNNVTSHGAQITTWLLCALALMGFYIFWVRAPRIIFKQKGFFFANVWIEYNRIKEMNLSEDGVLVMQLEQRRLLIRVRNIDDLERIYKLLVSSQ, encoded by the coding sequence ATGACTGTCACGGACCTGGTGCTGGTTCTTTTTATTGTCGCGTTACTGGCTTACGCCATTTACGATCAGTTCATCATGCCCCGCCGTAACGGCCCCACTCTGCTTGCAGTGCCTCTGCTGCGTCGTGGTCGTGTTGATAGCGTTATCTTCGTCGGCCTGGTCGCCATTCTTATCTACAACAACGTTACCAGTCACGGCGCGCAAATTACCACATGGTTATTATGTGCACTGGCGCTGATGGGGTTTTATATTTTTTGGGTTCGCGCCCCCAGGATCATCTTCAAACAGAAAGGTTTTTTCTTCGCCAATGTCTGGATAGAATATAACCGTATTAAAGAGATGAATTTATCGGAAGATGGCGTACTGGTGATGCAATTAGAACAACGGCGCCTGCTTATTCGCGTACGAAATATCGACGATCTGGAAAGAATATATAAGCTTCTTGTTTCATCTCAATGA
- the manY gene encoding PTS mannose transporter subunit IIC: MEITTLQIVLVFIVACIAGMESVLDEFQFHRPLVACTLIGAVLGDMKTGIIIGGTLEMIALGWMNIGAAVAPDAALASIISTVLVIAGHQGIGAGIALAIPLAAAGQVLTIIVRTITVAFQHAADKAADSGNLTALSWIHVSSLFLQAMRIAIPAVIVAISVGTSEVQGMLNAIPEVVTSGLNIAGGMIVVVGYAMVINMMRAGYLMPFFYLGFVTAAFTNFNLVALGVIGAVMAILYIQLSPKYNRVAGAPAQAAGNNDLDNELD, encoded by the coding sequence ATGGAGATTACCACTCTTCAGATTGTGCTGGTGTTCATCGTCGCATGTATCGCGGGTATGGAGTCGGTACTTGATGAATTTCAGTTCCACCGTCCATTGGTGGCCTGTACGCTAATCGGTGCCGTTCTTGGGGACATGAAAACCGGTATTATCATCGGTGGTACCCTGGAAATGATCGCGCTTGGCTGGATGAACATCGGTGCTGCCGTTGCGCCTGATGCCGCGCTGGCTTCCATTATTTCAACCGTGCTGGTTATCGCCGGTCATCAAGGCATTGGCGCAGGTATCGCGCTGGCGATTCCACTGGCGGCCGCAGGTCAGGTGCTGACCATCATCGTACGTACCATCACCGTGGCATTCCAGCACGCGGCGGATAAAGCGGCCGATAGCGGCAACCTGACGGCACTGTCCTGGATCCACGTATCCTCCCTGTTCCTACAGGCAATGCGTATCGCGATTCCGGCGGTTATCGTGGCGATTTCTGTCGGCACCAGTGAAGTTCAGGGCATGTTGAATGCGATCCCGGAAGTCGTGACCAGCGGTCTGAACATCGCCGGCGGCATGATCGTGGTTGTCGGTTACGCAATGGTCATCAACATGATGCGCGCGGGCTATCTGATGCCGTTCTTCTACCTCGGCTTCGTCACTGCGGCATTCACTAACTTCAACCTGGTTGCTCTGGGCGTAATTGGCGCGGTAATGGCCATCCTCTACATCCAGCTGAGCCCGAAATATAACCGCGTAGCCGGTGCGCCAGCTCAGGCTGCTGGTAACAACGATCTCGATAACGAACTGGACTAA
- the mntP gene encoding manganese efflux pump MntP, with product MNITATVLLAFGMSMDAFAASIGKGATLHKPKFSEALRTGLIFGAVETLTPLIGWGLGMLASKFVLEWNHWVAFILLVFLGIRMIIEGVRGGNDEDDEPLRRHSFWLLVTTAIATSLDAMAVGVGLAFLQVNIIATALAIGCATLIMSTLGIMVGRFIGPLLGKRAEILGGAVLIGIGAQILWTHFHG from the coding sequence ATGAATATCACCGCAACTGTTCTTCTCGCTTTCGGCATGTCAATGGATGCTTTCGCGGCATCGATTGGTAAAGGCGCCACGCTACACAAACCTAAATTCTCCGAAGCCCTGCGCACCGGCCTTATTTTCGGCGCGGTTGAAACGCTCACCCCGCTGATCGGCTGGGGGCTGGGTATGCTGGCCAGCAAATTCGTGCTGGAATGGAATCACTGGGTTGCGTTCATCCTGCTGGTGTTTCTGGGGATTCGTATGATTATCGAAGGCGTTCGTGGCGGTAATGACGAAGATGACGAGCCGTTACGCCGCCACAGTTTTTGGCTGCTGGTCACTACCGCTATCGCCACCAGCCTGGATGCAATGGCCGTTGGCGTCGGTCTGGCATTCTTGCAGGTGAACATTATTGCGACCGCGCTGGCTATCGGCTGTGCCACGTTAATCATGTCCACGCTGGGCATCATGGTGGGGCGCTTTATCGGCCCGCTGCTCGGCAAACGGGCGGAAATTCTTGGCGGGGCTGTACTTATCGGTATCGGCGCCCAGATCCTCTGGACACACTTCCACGGTTAA
- the kdgR gene encoding DNA-binding transcriptional regulator KdgR, with amino-acid sequence MAIADLDKQPDSVSSVLKVFGILQALGEEREIGITELSQRVMMSKSTVYRFLQTMKTLGYVAQEGESEKYSLTLKLFELGARALQNVDLIRSADIQMREISRLTKETIHLGALDEDSIVYIHKIDSMYNLRMYSRIGRRNPLYSTAIGKVLLAWRDRDEVKQILDGVEYKRSTARTITSTEALLPMLDQVREQGYGEDNEEQEEGLRCIGVPVFDRFGVVIAGLSISFPTLRFSEERLHEYVAMLHTAARKISEQMGYNDYPF; translated from the coding sequence ATGGCTATCGCAGATCTGGATAAACAACCTGATTCTGTTTCTTCTGTGCTGAAGGTTTTTGGCATTCTGCAAGCGCTGGGTGAAGAGCGCGAAATAGGGATCACCGAGCTGTCGCAACGTGTCATGATGTCAAAAAGCACCGTTTATCGCTTTTTACAAACGATGAAAACGCTGGGTTATGTCGCGCAGGAAGGTGAATCTGAAAAATATTCGCTGACCCTGAAATTGTTTGAGCTGGGCGCCCGTGCGCTGCAAAACGTTGATCTGATCCGTAGCGCTGATATTCAGATGCGTGAAATTTCCCGTCTGACCAAAGAGACAATTCACCTCGGTGCGCTGGATGAAGACAGCATTGTCTACATTCATAAAATCGACTCCATGTACAATTTGCGCATGTATTCCCGCATTGGCCGCCGTAACCCGCTGTACAGCACCGCAATCGGTAAAGTGCTGCTGGCATGGCGCGACCGCGATGAAGTCAAACAGATACTGGATGGCGTGGAGTACAAACGTAGCACCGCGCGCACGATTACCAGCACCGAGGCGTTACTGCCGATGCTGGATCAGGTGCGCGAGCAGGGGTACGGCGAAGATAACGAAGAGCAGGAAGAAGGCCTGCGCTGCATTGGCGTGCCGGTGTTCGACCGTTTTGGCGTGGTGATCGCCGGTCTGAGCATTTCGTTCCCGACGCTGCGTTTCTCCGAAGAACGTCTGCATGAGTATGTCGCTATGCTGCACACGGCAGCGCGTAAAATCTCTGAGCAGATGGGTTACAACGACTATCCATTCTGA
- the manX gene encoding PTS mannose transporter subunit IIAB yields the protein MTIAIVIGTHGWAAEQLLKTAEMLLGEQENVGWIDFVPGENAETLIEKYNAQLAKLDTSKGVLFLVDTWGGSPFNAASRIVVDKEHYEVIAGVNIPMLVETFMARDDNPSFDELVALAVETGREGVKALKAKPVEKPAPAPVAAPKAAAPAKPMGPNDYMVIGLARIDDRLIHGQVATRWTKETNVTRIIVVSDEVAADTVRKTLLTQVAPPGVTAHVVDVAKMIRVYNNPKYAGERVMLLFTNPTDVERIVEGGVKVTSVNIGGMAFRQGKTQVNNAVSVDETDIDAFKKLNERGIELEVRKVSTDQKLKMMDLIAKVAK from the coding sequence GTGACCATTGCTATTGTTATAGGCACACATGGTTGGGCTGCAGAGCAGTTACTTAAAACAGCAGAAATGCTGTTAGGCGAGCAGGAAAACGTCGGCTGGATCGATTTCGTTCCAGGCGAAAATGCCGAAACGCTGATTGAAAAGTACAACGCTCAGTTGGCAAAACTCGATACCAGCAAAGGCGTGCTGTTTCTCGTTGATACATGGGGAGGCAGTCCATTTAATGCTGCCAGCCGTATTGTCGTCGACAAAGAGCACTATGAAGTCATTGCTGGCGTCAATATTCCGATGCTGGTGGAAACGTTCATGGCCCGCGATGACAATCCGAGCTTTGACGAATTAGTCGCTCTGGCGGTAGAAACCGGTCGTGAAGGCGTGAAAGCGCTGAAAGCGAAACCGGTTGAAAAACCCGCTCCGGCGCCGGTTGCTGCGCCAAAAGCGGCGGCGCCCGCTAAACCAATGGGACCCAACGATTACATGGTAATCGGTCTCGCCCGTATCGATGACCGTTTGATTCACGGCCAGGTCGCCACCCGCTGGACCAAAGAGACCAACGTCACCCGCATCATCGTCGTGAGTGATGAAGTTGCGGCGGACACCGTACGTAAAACGCTGTTAACACAGGTGGCACCTCCGGGCGTAACGGCGCATGTGGTAGACGTTGCCAAGATGATTCGTGTCTACAACAACCCGAAATACGCAGGCGAACGTGTGATGCTGCTGTTCACCAACCCTACCGATGTGGAACGTATCGTTGAAGGCGGCGTGAAAGTGACTTCCGTAAACATTGGCGGTATGGCTTTCCGTCAGGGTAAAACGCAGGTTAATAACGCCGTTTCCGTCGACGAGACCGATATCGACGCCTTTAAAAAGCTCAACGAACGCGGTATCGAGCTTGAGGTTCGTAAAGTTTCCACCGATCAGAAACTGAAAATGATGGATTTGATTGCCAAAGTGGCGAAATAA
- the mgrB gene encoding PhoP/PhoQ regulator MgrB: MKKFRWVILIIVALVCLLLWAQVFNIMCDQDVQFFNGICAINKFIPW; encoded by the coding sequence GTGAAAAAGTTTCGGTGGGTAATCCTGATTATTGTTGCGTTGGTATGTCTGCTGCTGTGGGCGCAGGTGTTCAACATAATGTGCGATCAGGATGTACAATTTTTCAACGGAATTTGTGCCATCAATAAATTTATCCCCTGGTGA